The DNA region CAACCTGATGAATACTGATATCAGATTGAATTGTGCGACCACACCCTGAGAGTCGGTCATGGTTTCTGACTGATCCTGTTGTCTTTCAGAGACCTGGTGGACGAAGCCAAAGATTTCCACCTGATGCCCGAGCGTCGCCCTCACCTGCCGGCCTTTAAGACGAGACAGAGATGCTGCACGTCCATCACCGGGCTGATCTACGCCGTGGGAGGGCTCAACAGTTCAGGTACGGCGCTCACCTGTCTGTGTTTACCAGGGAGGGGTCATGATGTCAgcatatttatcttttaaagaccAATAGATCGTCTCCTAGGTTCAACAGCTGTTAGTACCAAGCTAACGAATGAAAATTAGCATCACAGTCCATTTGTGACTGCACATGCTGACCAATCACAGCGGGTGTGACGTCACTGCTGATATCTGATCAAAgagctgaccaatcacagcgGGTGTGACGTCACTGCTGATTTTCGATCAAAGAGATGACCAATCACAGCGGGTGTGACGTCGCTGCTGATATCTGATCAAAgagctgaccaatcacagcgGGTGTGACGTCGCTGCTGTTATCTGATTGGTGTTTGGCGACTTCTCCGTCTTTCAGGTGACTCCTTAAACATCGTCGAGGTCTTCGATCCAATTGGGAACTTTTGGGAGCGCTGCCAGCCAATGAGGACGGCGCGCAGCAGAGTGGGCGTGGCTGTTGTTAACGGGCTGCTGTACGCCATTGGGGGATATGACGGCCAATCCCGACTCAGCACAGTGGAAGTTTACAATCCAGAGACGGACAGCTGGACACGAGTGTCGAGTATGAACAGCCAGCGCAGGTATGAACACGATCAGGACACGGGTCAATAACTGGTCGATAATTGGTCAGTAACTAATGGAGGGCGTGGCTCTATATCCTCTCTGTCATCCTCAGCGCCATGGGAACAGTCGTGGTCGATGGTCACATCTACGTGTGCGGCGGCTACGATGGAAAGTCGTCTCTGAACTCTGTGGAGTGTTATTCTCCAGAGACCGACAGGTGAGTCTCACCTGGAGCCTAGACCAGACCCAGAGAACCAGGAACCACTTTAATCACTTTATTTGTTTGTCGttttattttggagggtttATTGATATTTGTATTAATTATGGAAACGATGATTATACagtgaagatttaaaaaagtttaaaatgttgatttaaaggCATCAGGATGTCAGAAACAGAGGTGTTTAATTAAGATCGGCTTTATTTGAAGTTTCTGGTTTGTACTTTTACAACTGAAGTAATATTTTATCAGTAAATGTCtgaataataatagtaatgataataatagttataatgataataatagtaataatgatgataataataataataataataatgatgatgatgataataataatgttaaaataataaaaaaaataatgataataataatcataatgaaataataacaatcataattattattataattaaataaagttaaataatttaaatgataataatattaatgttaaaataaataaataataataatcataatgaaaataatcatcatcatcatcattattattataaaaaaattcaataataataatgataataataataataatgttaaaataataataataatgataacagtaataatgataatattaataataataattccaGGTGGACAGTTGTGACGGAGATGAGTGCAAGCCGCAGTGCCGCCGGTGTGACGGTGTTCGATGGACGGATCTTTGTCTCCGGCGGCCATGACGGTTTACAGATCTTTAACACGGTGAGGACGAtgaaaaatgtgtgattttatcCTGATACGTCTCAGTAAAATTCTGGTTCCACATACACACGGTTTTTAATGATCATTATTTTacacactttatttttaaacaagtttCATACAAAGGAACGTGACACTGCCACGCTCACATACATGAAACATGATGGACAAACTGTCCAGTTTATAGGAACATCCCTCCAGGACAGAAAACATTCAGATAATACAGACGGGGAGAAATTAAAGTACAAGCTCTCTAATCTTCTCAGATGTTGACAGGACAGATCACCTGTAGTAATTCACACTTTCAGTCCAGGTAAACTCTAATTTAGTTCATGAATGGGTCCCAGGTTTTGAGGAATTTGTAGATCCATCTAGGGTGCATCTGATTTTTCCAGTCTGATATTCTGCATTATATCCTTTGTCCAttggttgtttatttttaatctttgtttaaccttaatttaaccaggagaacaaacatcactgagattaaaaatctctttttcaagagtcagcagcagcacagtccaagttacagacaaaaaaaatgagtaaacatgcaagtaaaatgtcaaacaacagcacactgaaagagaaagcagcaaataattatttaaaaccaGCTACAATCAAACTTATTCAAAACATTTGCAGACAGATCTGACTGCCTCCGAGTTGTGTGATGGAGGATTGCTTGTTTccatttaaacagaataaaacgTCAAAGCAGAAACCTTCTGACAGTAAGGAGAGTCGACTCCTGCTGGAGCTGGGAAAACTCCAACGATACCAACAGGAGAACTGGGCACGGACTTCCAGCTGGTGTCAGATAAAGAAAGGGACCAGTTCTGAACGTGACCAGAACATACACAGTCACAGGAGTAGGAGTGTGTCACATGTTGGGCTGAAGTTAGGAAATATTCTTACAAGTTTggcttttgaaaaatgcagctgATGTAGCACTTTAGTCCCACTCCTGATTGGACAGAGAGACCGCTGCATCATTTTCCCATTGCTCCTGAAAATAAGATACAGAGGGATTATACTTATCCATTATGGAAGAGTCCATCCTTGAAACCTGCCTTAcagtttttatctttatctgAGTCCCAGCCTCAGATTAGAGATCTTCTTAACTTTGTGATTGGCAGTGAAGTCGGGGTGCGATGAGATCTTGTACCGCGAGATCTGGCAAGACTGAAACATCAGCAGACTTCTGGTCAGGGTGAGAGGTTTCTGCTGATTCTCAGCTGGTCTATGAAGGAGTCCAGCTGAAGAGGAAAGCTCTCTGCTCCTGGTCCTGGCGCTTAAAAACCCTTTCTGTGTTCCTGTGTCAGTAAAGAAAGCACagctctctaaaatgctcctttaatgcccagtcatgtgactgacctgttgacaGCCTCATTGGCTGataaatgctcctccagctgttttcattagtaacacttacttttccagccttttgttgcctcgtccctacttttttgagatgtgttgctgccatcaaattcaaaatgtgccAATATTTCTCCTGAAATGGTGACATGCTTATTTTGgacatctgatttgttgtttctgttctattatagatcaaaaatgggtttatgagatttgatgtagtttttatttacatttcacacagcgacccagcttttttggaattgaagtTGTAGTTTTATGTTTTGATTGATCTAATGAATCTGTTCCCCTCCCGTCCTGTAGGTGGAGTACTACAACCACCACACTAATCGCTGGCACCCGGCCGCCGCCATGATGAACAAGCGTTGTCGTCACGGGGCGGCGGCTCTCGGCAGTCACATGTACGTGGCGGGGGGATACGACGGCTCGGGCTTCCTGAGCGGGGCGGAGGTGTTCAGCTCGGGGTCGGGGCAGTGGAGCCTCCTGGTGGCCCTGAACACGCGGCGCAGCAGAGTGTCGCTGGTGTCGACGTCGGGGCGTCTGTACGCCGTGGGCGGGTACGATGGACAGTCCAACCTCAGCTCCGTGGAGATGTACAACCCCGACACAAACCGCTGGACGTTCAGGGCGCCCATGGTCAGCCACGAGGGCGGGGTCGGGGTGGGGTGCATCCCTCTGCAGCCCGCCTAAACCGGCCAATTAGAGGCCAAGAACTGATGTGTTACTGACGGCTGCGGGCGGGGCGGCGCCCTCCGCTAGCATTCACTGAGCTTTCACGGTACGACCGCCAGGCTCAGATCTGCACACTGACGCCAGGCCTGTGGGATTATGGGTAAAAACTGTAGAGCTAGCCTGTGGTGGCTAGCTGCTAGCATGGTGCTAGTTGAGGATGGATTGGtagattttattctgaaagaccaacaggaagtgcttttattcctgaacaaacaaacaaagctgCTGAAACAGGAGGATTCACTGGACCATCTGATTGGTCGGCTGTGACCAATGAGAGACAGCGatggacaggaagtgacactGCGAACACAAACAGGAACAAGAAtgaaaaacagactttatttaAAACCTCGGATTCATGTTCAGCAGCGCCTCCTTCAGGCTGCAGACATTACTACAGCTAATGGAGGAGATCACAGGCTGAAACTGATTGGTCGGTTTATCGTTTACAGCTACAGATGGCCCCACTGTCTCCACTAGCTGCtactgttagcctgttagcagcTACTGTTAGCCTATTAACAGCTACTGGCAACCTGTCAGCTGCtactgttagcctgttagcagcCACTGTTAGCCCGTTAGCAGCTACTGTTAGCCTGTAAGCAGCTACTGTTAGCCTGTAAGTAACTACTGGCAACCTGTTAGCTGCttctgttagcctgttagcagcTACTGTTAGCCTATAAGCAACTACTGGCAACCTGTTAGCTGCTACTGTTAGCCCGTTAGCAGCTACTGTTAGCCTATTAGCTGCTATTGTTAGCCTGTTAGTAGCTACTGGCAACCTGTTAGCAGCTACTGGCAACCTGTTAGCTGCTACTGTTAGCCCATTTGCAGCtactgttagcctgttagcagcTACTGTTAGCCTATAAGCAGCTACTGGCAACCTGTTAGCTGCTACTGTTAGCCCGTTAGCAGCTACTGTTAGCCTGTTACCTGCTACTGTGAGCCTGTTAGCAGCTACTGTCAGTCTGTTAGTGGCCACTGTAAGACTGTAAGCAACCACTGGTAACCTATTAGGTGCTACTATTAGCATGTTAGCAGTAATGGGTAACCTGCTAGCAGGTATTGTTAGCGTGCTAGCTGCTACCGTTTGCAGCTACTGGTAACATGCTAACTGCGACTTTCAGCCTATTAGCTGCTACTGTTAGCCTGTTGGTGGCTAATGTTAGCCCTTAGCAGTTACTGGTAACCTGCTAGCTGCTACTGTCAGACTGTTAGCTGCTAGGGTTAGCCTGtttgtggctaatgttagcctgTAGCAGCTACAGGTAACCTGCTAGCTGCTACTGTCAGCCTGTTAGCTGCTAGGGTTAGCCTGTTGGTGGCTAATGTTAGCCCTTAGCAGTTACTGGTAACCTGCTAGCTGCTACTGTCAGCCTGTTAGCTGCTACTGTTAGCCTGTTGGTGGCTAATGTTAGCCCTTAGCAGTTACTGGTAACCTGCTAGCTGCTACTGACTGACTGTTAGCTGATACTGTTAGCCTGTTGGTGGTTAGCAGTCACTGTTATCTGCTACTGTTAGCAACATTGGTAGCTCATGTTAGCAGCAGCTGTTAGCAGCCGTCGGACATAAATAAATGTAGACGCCAGAACTAGCTGACTCATACATCAGCGTTGCCGCCATATTAGTAGAGGCAGATCCACTCTGTAGGTTGATGAACTAGCTGACTCATACGTCAGTGTTGCCACCATATTGGTAGAGGCAGATCCACTCTGTAGGCTGATATAACTAGCTGACTCATACGTCAGCGTTGCCGCCATATTGGTAGAGGCAGATCCACTCTGTAGGTTGATATAACTAGCCGAATCATACATCAGCGTTGCCGCCATATTGGTAGAGGCAGATCCACTCTGTAGGTTGATATAACTAGCCGAATCATACATCAGCGTTGCCGCCATAGTGGTAGAGGCAGATCCACTCTGTAGGTTGATAGAGGTAGAAGATGAAAATGTTAGAATTTTCCAGTCAGAAGAATAAAAATTGACATTAAATTGGTTTAAATAAATGGTTTTATACTCAAAGATcagtaaacatttaaataataatatcgAGGCTCATTTCTGTCATTTAGAGAGgaactacagatggaaattaacTCGATAGATAAATCTGGAACAgatcttctctcttttcagactaatgttttttatttatcattcttCAAACACATAAACTAAAGTAAAACTGGTGATTGTGAGGAGTAGTCAAACAGTAAAATTCTTAAATTGATATAATGGGATCAAAAGGCCAAATTTTGAAACAATAACTTCATTGTCACCggtgcacacacacaaacactagGGATGTAATGGTTCAGAGGTCAGGGTTTGGTTCATGGATTAAAAAGGAGCTTCAAGTCTCAGACCTATAATTCTGGATTTGCCTCTCTAGGTTCTGTTCAGATGGCATCACAGCAGAGAAGTGAGACACTCTACCAAAAGGCCATGGCTGAGCTGTTTATGACGATTTTAAGAGTGAAAATTAAAACCTTCTCTAATCTGGTATATTCATATTATTATATATGCTATATATTATATATTCAGGCAAAAattaaacacagttttaaaaagtcccagagaaacagcagcagacagagaTTAAAAACCTTCCTGGATCCTGGATGAGTGGTCTAACAACACTCCTGTacggtctgtttccacaaaccGGTCCGGTTTAGTTCAGTCCGGATTCACTCTTCTGTAGGAGAAACAGGAAGCTGATGGACTTTAGCAGCAGGCACTaacttttcttcttcgtgtgttttgttttctgcctttcctcttttctttgttggttgtttAAAAGCGGTTAGCATTTATGAACACTGCTCCCACCTAGACTGGCAGGTGAATACTGTggcctgttttcttttcatgcaCCGAACCACAACCTAAATGGGGGAACACAAAcaccgttacacccctaactGTCAGCGGTTGTCATCTTTATTATTGACAGTTCAGAAAAGGATCATCAGTATCCGTTCACTGTAAATGTgcgtgcttttattctgaaatcccAGTTTCCtcatatttgtgtatttagaCCTTCCTCTACCAATATGGCTGACGGCGGTAAACAGAGTCAGTGTGGCGTCTTTGTTTCTGATGTCTGCGTCTGTTTTCAGTCTCAGTCGGGTTCAGGCTACGTTCGCTGGTTTTCTCTGGAGgaaaattaaaaactcaaagactCTGACAACATCCtgacatttatttctttaaaacatcgatgatgatgatgatgatgatgatgatgtcttcCTCTCGGCTCTGCAGCGCCCTCCTCTGCAGAGTTGAACGTGAGCAGGTTGACCTGTAGGGGGCGCTGGAGGAGTCGCGCTGGGTCTGGGTTTGTCTTCAGTGGCGTGTTACAGAATTCCCGAGTGTTCCTGAACGTCACATCAGACCTGCTGACGAGGCTGTAGAGACTCAGCTCAATGATCAGCCATTAATCAGTGATCGATCGATTGATTTTAACGCTGATTctctttaattatttaaatgtttctgttggtCTGAAACAGAGAAGTCTCTGGAAGCGTTCGGTCCTCAGTGAGACGGCTGAAAGGTTCCAGAGCTGGAGAGGGCGGACTAAAAGCTtccaaagtttttctttttactgaaaataaatctgaaagttTGATTCCATGACCTTCTGAATAAATGAAAGGAAAGCACTGATGTTATTGATTTGTCCCTCTGCAGCTTCCATAcgtgtttttttattgattaatttaTGATTGATTAGTTCTCTTCTGAGAGGTTTGTGATCATTAAAGAGGCTGATGTTCCTGAAcgctctgtctcctctctttgtGATGCAGCTGATGTGGTTTGTAGTTTTTGATCTGTGTTCACAGCTTTAGCCCCGCCCCTAATTATGTTTAACTGGTATCCTTCTTCAAACCAATACAGGCGAGTTTGATTCAGCATACGTCATCTCTCTATCGTCATGAAACCACAGATATACCGACAAGTTTTCGCTCACATTGAGTGCGAGGAGCAAAGGAAACCCTCACCCCTCGCCAGTTTCACCGTTTGCCAACTATGACCTACTATTTGGTATGGAGGGAAAAGGTCCACAACATCCCCGGCTTCATGTACATTTCACTGTCTGccgttgatgatgtcatcctttaacacTTATACAACATTATATTCCTGCTTTTGAAGACATCACttaaattttataaaacattccatccttgcctttgaagatgatgtcattctttaaagcctatagaacattccatccttgcctttaaagatgatgcccttttaaagtttagaaaacattccatccttgcctttgaagatgatgtcattctttaaagcctataaaacattccatcctcgcCTTCTGCATGCaggccatgctgttgtaatttGTCTAGAATGTGTCTTGTCATTATCTCGCTGCAATAAGACGTTTCCTTGTTCTCCATTATCTCTGTCagctttttttaactttctgcaGGCATTAATTTATGCTGTGCTTCTAAAGCAGTGATGCCTGTAGACAATGGTACGGATCTGAAGTATTCCTGCAATGATGTGTTCAGGTCATAGCTTTACTTGTTAATATAGATAAGAAAGTTCAGACTCTgacacaaaacaaagatggccgacaaTCATTATATtttaggaaaaaatgttttatgaaaaatatttgtaatcatcaaacaggaagtggagCTCTGATGTCAGAGCTGAGATTCAGACCCAATCAAACGATCACTGAAGCTTTCTGATAAACGCCACCACCATCATTAAGGAGCGTTCACACAGCGTCCACGCACAAACACTCCCATCACTGTCCTGGAGGACCCGGAGGGTCGGTCCTGGAGTCTGGAGAAGCTCCCTCGTACTCGGCCTGCACACCTGGACACCTGCACAGGTGAGAGACATCATCTCATTacaatagagctcaacagtgcctgCCCACTTTCTTGGTGGCTCCGGTTCTGGAAGTGAATTTCTCCACTTAAATCCCCCATAGACATTTATGTTAACCCTGGTATCAGCACTTTAAACCTATGAACAGAGCTAACGCTAGCTAGCTGTCAAACATTTGATTCAGATCAAAAACAGGAACAGAAGATTAAGGCAAAGCTACAAAGACTgtgtacatatttaaatgagGATGAagaactacatatcccacaatccattgtgatttattgttttcttaCGGACAGCTTTCCAtgcttttaaaccataaatgttcctctttatttcagagtttatgttttaaaggatAATGTAATAAATGCAAACGCCTGTTCACAACAGCAGCAGACGTTTCCATAGTAACTGAGGAACCCACCAATTACAGACATTGCTGTGGCagtctaggattgtgggtattttttttgacagaagCCTGTCAGTGAGAAACTCCCAGCAGCCACTGCTGGGTCTGGTACTTGGGGGGTTTAAGGGTGGTGTTGGtgctgactttggtcttggTGGGGGTTTAGGGGTGATAGTGTTGACTTTGGTCTTGGTGGGGGTTTAGGGGTGATAGTGTTGACTTTGGTCTTGGTGGGGGTTTAGGGGTGGGTGTTGACTTTGGTCTTGGTGGGGGTTTAGGGGTGGGTGTTAACTTTGGGTCTGTTAGAAACTCCCAGATGCCACGGCTGGTTCTGGTACTTGGGTGGTTTATGGGTGGTGTTGGTGCTTTCTTTGGTATTGGTGGGGGTTTAGGGGTGATAGTGTTTAATTTGGTATTGGTGGGGGTTTAGGGGTGATAGTGTTGACTTTGGTCTTGGTGGGGGTTTTGGGGTGGGTGTTGACTTTGGTCTTGGTGGGGGTTTAGGGGTGGGTGTTAACTTTGGTCTTGGTGGGGGTTTAGGGGTGGTGTTGGTGTTGACTTTGGTCTTGGTGGGGGTTTAGGGGTGATAGTGTTGACTTTGGTCTTGGTGGGGGTCTAGCGGTGGTGTTGACTTTGGTCTTGGTGGGGGTTTAGGGGTGGGTGTTGACTTTGGTCTTGGTGGGGGTTTAGGGGTGATAGTGTTGACTTTGGTCTTGGTGGGGGTTCAGGGGTGGTGTTGACTTTGGTCTTGGTGGGGGTTTAGGGGTGGtgctgactttggtcttggTGGGGGTTTAGGGGTGGGTGTTGACTTTGGTCTTGGTTGGGGTTTAGGGGTGATAGTGTTGACTTTGGCCTTGGTGGGGGTTTATGGGTGGGTGTTGACTTTGGTCTTGGTTGGGGTTTAGGGGTGATAGTGTTGACTTTGGTCTTGGTGGGGGTTTAGGGGTGATAGTGTTGACTTTGGTCTTGGTGGGGGTTTAGGGGTGGTGTTGGTGTTGACTTTGGTCTTGGTGGGGTTTTATGGGTGGTTGTTGACTTTGGTCTTGTTGGGGTTTTAGGGGTGGTGCTGACATTGGTCTTGGTGGGGGTTTAGGGGTGGTGTTGGTGTAGACTTTGGTCTTGGTGGGGTTAAGGGGTGGTGTTGACTTTGGTCTTGGTGGGGTTTAGGGGTGGTGCTGGTGTTGACTTTGGTCTTGGTGGGGTTTAGGGGTGGtgctgactttggtcttggTGGGGGTTTAGGGGTGGTGCTGACATTGGTCTTGGTGGGGTTTTATGGGTGGGTGTTGACTTTGGTCTTGGTGGGGGTTTAGGGGTGGTGTTGGTGTTGACTTTGGTCTTGGTGGGGGTTTAGGGGTGGTGCTGACATTGGTCTTGGTGGGGGTTTAGGGGTGGTGTTGGTGTTGACTTTGGTCTTGGTTGGGGTTTAGGGGTGGTGCTGACATTGGTCTTGGTGGGGGTTAAGGGGTGGTGTTGGTGTTGACTTTGGTCTTGGTGGGGGTTTAGGGGTGAATGTTTTGACTTTGGTCTTGGTGGGGGTTTAGGGGTGGTGCTGACATTGGTCTTGGTGGGGGTTTAGGGGTGGTGTTGGTGTTGACTTTGGTCTTGGTGGGGTTTTATGGGTGGGTGTTGACTTTGGTCTCAGTGGGGGTTTAGGGTTGGTGCTGACA from Cheilinus undulatus linkage group 13, ASM1832078v1, whole genome shotgun sequence includes:
- the klhl18 gene encoding kelch-like protein 18 → MGDVLCEELEDLVHFSVTDLPARGYVVMEEIRRQGKLCDVTLKVGDHKFSAHRIVLAASIPYFHAMFTNDMVECKQDEILMQGMDPSALEALINFAYSGHVAIDQQNVQSLLIGSSFLQLQNVKDACCSFLQERLHPKNCLGVRQFAETMMCTTLYDSANSFLHQHFVDVSLSDEFLSLRTDELLELVGCDELNIKAEEQVFEAVLSWVHHDRERRESILPELLSKIRLPLCRPQFLSDRVQQDDLIRCCHKCRDLVDEAKDFHLMPERRPHLPAFKTRQRCCTSITGLIYAVGGLNSSGDSLNIVEVFDPIGNFWERCQPMRTARSRVGVAVVNGLLYAIGGYDGQSRLSTVEVYNPETDSWTRVSSMNSQRSAMGTVVVDGHIYVCGGYDGKSSLNSVECYSPETDRWTVVTEMSASRSAAGVTVFDGRIFVSGGHDGLQIFNTVEYYNHHTNRWHPAAAMMNKRCRHGAAALGSHMYVAGGYDGSGFLSGAEVFSSGSGQWSLLVALNTRRSRVSLVSTSGRLYAVGGYDGQSNLSSVEMYNPDTNRWTFRAPMVSHEGGVGVGCIPLQPA